ATGCGCGCGTACCACCGCACCGTGCTGGAGACGCTGCCGCTCGAGAGCTACCCCGACACGCACGCGTTCGCGTCGGACATCCTGATGGACTGCGTGATGTACGGCTTCCGCGTCGCGGAGGTCCCGGTGCCGGTGCGGTACGAGTCGCAGAGCTCCTCGGTGAACGTCCCCGGCCTCTTCGCCTACGCCGGCCGCACCGTGAACGCCGCGCTGAAGCGCCCCCCGTGGAAGAAGCGCCGCTACGGCGAAGGCAGCCTGCCCCCGCCCCCTCCGCGCCCGACGAACGGCAAGAAGGACGAAGGCGGCGCGTAGGCGAGCGGTACGTCGGGAGGGCTCACGGAGCCTCCGGCGTCCACCGCCGCCTCGGAGGAAGGGCAAAGGCGTAGAGCGCGTCGAGCGTGCGCCTCGGCGGATCACGGCGGTAGGTGGCGCGGTGGATCGACCACGCGTGAAAGACGCAGGCGTCGCCCGCCCTCAGCACGACGCGGGCGGCGCGCGGCATCGTCGTCGTTCGGTCGCGGCCCTTGCGGATCCGAAGCTCCTCCGGCGAGTCCCAACGCGCGTGCGAGCCGGGCACGATCTCCAAGCGGTCGTCGTCCTCGAGCGCGACCCGGAAGTGCACCGCGGTCGTCGTTTGCACGATCGTCCGCTCGAGCTCGAGGTCGGGCCGGCCGAGCTGGCTGTCGCGGTGCCAGTCACCGTCCCAGTCGCGTCGGGTCTGCTCGTGGTAGTACTGCACGTCTTTCAGGCGCGGGGTCTCCTCCTCACCAGGGAGCGAGAGGCCGCGGAGGAGCGCGCAGACGCGTGAAGAGCCGACGAGCTCCATCGCTCCGGCAGCGCGCTCGAAGCAGCTCGGATCGGTGAGGAGCGAGATGCTGGGCGTCGTGTGCCCCGTCTCCTGGGATCGCTCCCGCACGTGACGGAGCGCGTCGTCGCAAGCACGGCGGAGCGTCGTGCGCTCCGCTGCGACGAAGAACCCGGGCACGACGAAGAAGCCGTGCTCACGAAAAGCGACGATTCGGTCTCTTGCCTCGTTCATGATGACCTCGCGGCGTTTCGAGCGCGCGAAGATCACTCAATGGACAGCGTGAGGATCCAAGCTCCGGAGAGCGTAGATCGGGCTCTCGGGGAATGGTCGCGGGGCATGGCGACTCGAGACGACGACGCACGCGAGCCGACCGGCGACCTCGAACGTCGCGAGCGTGGCCGGCGCGCCGAAGTACTCGATGCGCAACAGGTCGACCGCGCCTGCGGTCCGCCCTTCGAGGACCCGCGCGAGCGCCTGCTGGTAGCTCTCTCCGGTCCTGGCCATCCGGGCGCGGACCTCGGCGCGCAGCTTCTTGTGGTGACGACGATTCCCCATCGGCGTTGTCCTGGTGATCTGCCGAGCTCTTCCTCGTGTCGGCCGGCACCGACGGAACATGGCAGCTTCACGACCCAGACCGCCGAAGGGCAGCGCCCTCTTCGCTCCTCTCGCGCGTCGTGCCGGCGACGGCGCGAGGAGCCGGGCTCGGAAGCAGCCCGACCATCGAAGCATTCTCGGCCGTCGCCGCCCTGTCAAGCTGCGCGGCACCGCTATACTGCGCACCCGGTGAGAACCCTCGTCCTGTGCCGGCCGGCGCCCGAGCGAAGATGACGTCCACCGACGACGCGGACCTCGCGCGTCAGCTCGCGGCGATCCCGGATCCGCTCGCGCTCCTCCAGGGCCTCTTCGCGCACTCGCCGGTCCCGTACGTCCTCTTCGACGTCGAGGGCCATCCCGTCGTCGCCAACGCTGCGTACCGCGCGATGTTCGGGTCCGTCCCGCCGCCGGAGTACAGCGTGCTTCGCGACGAGATCGCCACGCGCGCCGGGCTCGCGGACGCGGTGCGACGCGCCTTCGCCGGCGAGACCGTGCGGACGCCGACGCTCTGGTACGACCCGAAGGAGCTCGAGCACGTCGCGGTGGCGGAGGCGAACCGCGTCGCGATCGCGTGCACCTTCTTCCCGCTTCGCGACGCCGGCGGCGGGGTGGCGTACGTCGCGGTGGCCTACAAGGACGTGACCGCGGAGCTCACCGCGCAGGAGCGCGCGCGCGAGAACGAGGAGCGGCTCCGCGCGACGCTCGAAGCCACGAACGTCGGGACGTGGGAGTGGACGCTCGACGACGACCGCGTCGAGTGGTCGCCGAACGTCGAGAAGATCTTCGGGCTCGCGCCGGGCCGGTTCGCGGGGACGTACGAGGCCTGGCTCGCGCTCGTGCTCCCGGAGGACCGAGGGCGCGTGAGCGACGCCGTCACGAACGCGCTCGCCGGCGCCGACTCCTACGCGATCGAGTTCCGGTTCGTGCGCCCCGACGGCACGACGGGGTGGCAGCGCGGCGTGGGTCATGTCGTGCGCGACGAGCGAGGAGATGCGAAGGCGCTGCGCGGCGTCGTCCTCGACGTGACCGAGCAAGTCGAAGCGCGGCGTCGCGCCGAGACCCTCGCCGAGGCGCTGCAGGTGAGCGAGACGCGCTACCGCGTCTTCGTGAGCCAGAGCACGGAGGGGATCTGGCGCGCCGAGGTCACGAGCCCGATCCCCGTCTCCGCCGACGTCGCGACGCAGGTCGACGCGATGTACAAGGGCGGCTTCCTCGCCGAGTGCAACGACGCGATGGCGCGCATGTACGGCTACGACGCGGCGTCCGCGCTCGTCGGTGCGCGCATCGATCAGCTCCTCGTCCGCGACGATCCGCAGAACGTGGCCTACCTCCGCGCCTTCGTCGAGAGCGGCTATCGCCTCGAGGGCGTCGAGTCCGTCGAGGTGGACCGCCACGGCGCGCGCCGCATCTTCTCGAACAGCCTCGTCGGCGTCGTGGAGGACGGCTTCCTCCTCCGCGCGTGGGGCACGCAACGAGACGTCACCGCCGAGGTCGAGGCGCGGCGGCTCGCCGAGAGCGCGAACCGCGCGAAGGACGAGTTCCTCGCGATGCTCGGCCACGAGCTCCGGAACCCGCTCGCCCCGATCGTCACCGCGATCGAGCTCATGAAGCTGCGCGGCGACGACACGACGTTCCGCAAGGAGCGCGACGTCATCGAGCGGCAAGTGCGGCACGTGGTGCGCCTCGTCGACGACCTGCTCGACGTCTCGCGCGTCATTCGCGGGAAGGTCGCGCTCGCGCGCCGGCCGGTCGAGATCGCCGAGTGCATCGCGGCCGGCGTCGAGCTCGCGGGTCCGCTCCTCGAGCAGCGCGGGCACGAGCTCGCGGTCGAAGCGCCGAGCGGCCTCGTCGTCGACGGCGATCCGATCCGCCTCGCGCAGGTGTTCGGGAACCTCCTCAACAACGCGGCGAAGTACACGCCGCCGGGCGGTCACGTCCGCGTCCTCGCGGAGCGCGCGGGGGCGGAGGTCCGCGTGACGGTGCGCGACGACGGCGTGGGGATCCGGCCCGAGATCCTCCCGGCCATTTTCGAGCCGTTCACGCAGGAGCAGCAGGCGCGGGACCGCGCGGCCGGCGGTCTCGGCCTCGGTCTCGCGATCGTGCGCTCGCTCGTCACGCTCCACGGCGGCACGGTGGAGGCGCGGAGCGAGGGCCTCGGTCGCGGCGCCGAGCTCTCCGTCTCGCTCCCGCGCGCCGCGGCGACGAGCGTCGAGGCGGAGCCGCGCGGAGCGGCCGCGCGCGATGACGCCGGCGCGCGCGTCCGCGTGCTCGTCGTCGACGACAACGAGGACGCCGCCGAGCTCCTCGCCGACGCGCTGCGCGGGCTCGGGCACGACGTGACGGTCGCACACGACGCCGCCTCCGCGTTGCGTCTCCTCGACGCGACGAAGCCGAAGCCGCGGATCGGGCTCCTCGATCTCGGGCTCCCGGACATGGATGGCTTCGAGCTCGCCCGCCGGATCCGCGCCGCGCACGCGGGGCTGCCGCTCGTCGCCGTGACCGGCTACGGCCAGGAGACCGACCGGAGCGCCGCGGCGGCGGCCGGGTTCGCCGATCTGCTCGTGAAGCCCGCCAGCCTCGACGACCTCGCGACCACGATCCGACGCCTCACGTGACTACGCGAGGGTGCCTGGCTCTCGCGCTCGGAGAGCAAGGACGTAGGCTTCGTCGCGATCGAGCTCACGCGCGCGACGACGTAGTGCGAGCCGCCCCTCAGTCCTTTGAGCCACTCCCGCTCGGGCCGATCGACGGCGTACGCGGGCAGCTACGCGGCTTCGACGCGCGTGCGATACGCCTCGATCGTCCGCTGCCAAGCCGGTCGTGACTTGCAGCGGTCACGGTAGCGGCAGAGGTTCGGATAAGGCTCGAGCAGCGTCTCCCGCTTGCCTTCGCTGAGGACGAGCGACATCAGGACATCCGCGACCGTGAACGTGTCCGTCGCGACGTATTCGCGGTTCGTGAGCCACCGCTCGAGCGCGCCCAGCTGTCGCTTGGCCCAGTCCATCGTCCGCTCTCGGACCGGGTTGGGCGCATTCTTGTCGGCGAACCAGTCGATGAACATGAGGCACATCAACGGCAGCTCGACGGTGTTGACGGCGGCGAGACACCAGCGAACGACCTGCATTTCTCCGGCGAGATCGCCCGGGATCAACTTGCCTGTCTTCCTTGCGAGGTAGATCACGATCGCGGCGGACTCGGAGAGCACGACTCCGTCGTCGTCGATCGTCGGGATCTGCTCGAACGGATTCAACGCCCGATAGCGCTCCGAATTCAGGTCGTGAGCGGGATGATCCATCCCGACGATCTCGTAGGGCAGCTGCATCTCTTCGAGCGCCCAGAGCACCCGCAAGTCACGCGTGTTGCCGCGCGCGACGGAGTTCACGCGCGAGAATCCATAGACCTTGAGCATGACGCGAAGGGTAGGCGCGCCGAGCTCCGAGCGCTCGCCAGAACGCCTGCGGCAACACGCTCACTCGCGAGCGCGCGGGGGCCGTGATGGGATGCGCCGGCGTGATGACGCGGCGGCGCGTCGATGCCATTCTTCGGGGATGGCGTTCAAGACGTGGTTCTCCGCGCTGCCCGTCGTCGTCGCGTGCGGCGGTACGATCGCGCCGACGGCGGCGGACGAGTCTGCGACGCAAGGCGCCGGCGCCGGCAAGAGCGCGCCGCCCATACCGACCGGGATCCCCACCGCGCCGCTGCGATCCGCCGGGACCAAGCGGTGCTCGCCGCTCGAGCAGCCGGCCACGATCGACCCTGTGACCCCGACGAAACCAGCGATCGTCGGCTCCGCCGGGAGCATCTATGTCATCGACGCCGATCCGGAGCGGCCCGGTCGTCACCGCGCCTTCATCCAGCGCTTTCAGACCCTCGAGCGCCACGCGCTGAGCGAAGACGACGCGACGCCGGGCACCTTCATCATCGATCGCGGGCTGCCCAACCAGATCGTGCTGACGAGCACGAGCATCCAAGGCGGGGGCGTCGACGGTCCGCTCCACCCCGTGTCGCCCGAGCATATGGCCGTCATCACCGCCTACGCGAACGACTCCCCCGAGTCGCTCGCCTGGGGCCCGCCGGGCCACTCGCTCCGCGACGGTGTCAACTTGCTCTTCGTCCTCGGCCCCGTCGCGAACGGCGTGCTCGCCGTGCCGCGCGTCTTCTACGGCCCGGCCGACGCCATCCAGGAGCGCACCTTCCTCGGCTTCACACCCTCCGACTCGAGCGAGACCGCGACCGCCGCGACGGCGGTGACCTTCGACCTCGACGGAACCCCGACGACCCTGCCGACCGTCGTGACGCGCGAGACGGCCGGCTTGATCAACGGCTTCGGCTCAGGGTGGATGACGTTCCTCTGCTTCTGAGCTCGCCCGACAGACCGCGATCATCGCGGCGCCGCGCTTCGTTGCGGTGCCCAAGGCGGTGGCGGCCATGCTCGCGGGGGCTATCGCGGCGCCGAGGGCGAAGCTGAGGGCCTTCTGCGCCGGGCCGCCGTGGGTGCGCTTGCCGGTGAGCGATTGGAACAGGACGTTCGGCGCGGGCAGGACCGCGTTCAGGGCGCTCTGCATCCAGCCGAAGACGTCGTTCTCGATCTCCTGGTGATGCCAGCGCACGACCTCGAAGCCGCGGCGCTCGAGGAGGCCGGTGAGCGCCGCGCGCGTGAAGTGATAGAGGTGGCGCGGGACGTCGAGGTGGAACCAGCGCGCGCCGAAGAGGGAGGCCTGGAGGCCCGCCGCGTCGGGGACCGCGCACACGAAGACGCCGCCGCGCGCGAGGTTCGCGCGCACCGTCGCGAGCGTCGCGCTCGGATCCGGGAAGTGCTCGAGCGTGTGCCACATCGTGATCGTGTCGAAGGGGCCGTGGCGCTCGGCGGCCTCCTCCGCCGTCGCGTACGCGTCGAGGCCGCTCGCGCGCGCGTTCGCGAGGGCGGCGCCGATGTCGACGCCGGCGCTGCGCCAGCCCGCGGCGCCGGCCGCGAGCGCGAAGTTGCCGTCGCCGCAGCCGAGGTCGAGGAGGCGCCCGCCGCCGTGCGGCGCGCCCACGATGCGCATCCGCCGCGCGAGGCAGACCTTGTCCGTGAAGCCGTGGCGCTTCCCGTAGTAGTCGGGGCCGTAGTACGCGCCGAGGTCGGGCGGGATCGGGTGCGTGTGGCCGAGGCCGCACGCGCGGCAGCGCAGGACGTCGAACGCGTCGAGCGATTGCGGGTCTTTCACCTGCGTGAGCGCCGGGGCGAGCTCTCCCTCGCACGCGTTGCATCTGCGTTCCATCGCGTCCATACCGGCGCCCGCTTCTAGCGTAAGATGCGGCCGCGCCCAATGATCACGCTCTACACGTACTGGCGGTCGTCCGCGTCGCATCGCGTCCGCATCGCGCTCGGCTACAAGGGACTCGCCTACGAGCCCGTGTTCGTGAACCTGCTCCAGGGCGAGCAGCGGCGCGAGGAGTACAAGAAGACGAACCCGATGGGGCACCTCCCGTGCCTCGTCATCGACGGCGTGAAGTACGTCGAGTCGACCGCGATCCTCGAGCTCCTCGAGGAGCTCCACCCCACGCCGCCGCTCTATCCGAAGGAGCCGGGGGACCGCGCGCGCGTGCGGGCGCTGATGCAGCTCGTGAACTCCGGCATCCAGCCGCTCCAGAACCTCGTCGTGCTCGACCGCATCGGCGACGACAAGGACAAGCGCCTCGATTGGCTCCGCCACTGGATCACGCGCGGCCTCGCGGCGTGGGAACAGCTCGCCGCGAGCTACCGGAGCGAGGGCTTCGTGAAGGAGGGCGCGTTCGCGTACGGCGCAGAGCTCACCGCCGCCGACGCCCTCCTCATCCCGCAGCTCTACGCCGCGCGGCGCTTCGGCGTCGAGCTCGACGCCTACCCCACGATCCTCCGCGTCGACGAGGCGACGAAGGACCTTCCCTTCGTGAAGGCCGCCTACCCGGATGCGCAGCCGGACGCGAATCCGTAAGAGCCTGCTCGTCCTCGCGCTCGCCGCCCTCGGCTCGAGCCGCGAGGCCGCCGCAGCGCCGCTGAAGACGTGGGGCGCCGATCCGCCCGCGCCCCCCGAAAACGGCGAGACCCCGGCCGACGTCGCGCCTCCTCCTCCTCCTCCTCCTCCGCCGACGCCCGATCGCGCCGACGACCTCGCGCCGCCGATCGCGCGCGCCGATCGACCGGTCGGGCCCGGCGGCCTCCGCTACGTCCTCGAGGGCGTCGAGGTCCGCGGCAACACGACGACGCTCGCGCGCGTCATCCTCCGCTACGTCCCGTTCCAGCGCGGCGCGGTGCTCGACGTCGACGACAAGGAGCTCGTCCTCACCCGCTTCCGCCTCCTCGGCACCGGCTTCTTCCGCGACGTGCAGCTCTCGCTCCGGCGCGGGACGAAGCGCGGGTACGTCGTGCTCGTCGTCGACGTCGTCGAGCGCAACACGATCCTCGTCAACGACCTGTGGCTCGGCCTCTCCGCCGACGCGGAGCCCGACGGCCGCGCGCGCCCGCTCACCGCGTTCGGCGGCATCGACGTCTCGGAGCAGAACCTCGCCGGCACCGGCGTCGCGCTCGGCGGCGCGATCGCGATGGCGGAGCGGCAGCTCGCGCTCCGCACCCGCGTGAGCGATCCGTCGTTCTTGCGCTCGTCGTGGCTCGCGGAGGCGCAGCTCCTCTTCAACAACGCGAAGGACTTCTTCGGCAACCGCGACGTCCTCGTCGACGTCCCCTCGGGGACGACGCCGCAGGACTACGCGCTCGCCAGCTACCGCCGCTTCGGCGGCCTCGTCGGGTTCGGGCACGAGCTCGGCCGCGCGACGCGCGGCTTCCTCGACTATCGGCTCGAGAAGATCGACGCGCAGCTCCCCGCCGCCGCGAGCCACAAGCGCGGCCGCGACATCGAGCCGATCGATTTCGACCTCGCGCGCGGCTCCACGATCCTCTCCACCATCGGCGCGACGATCGTGCACGACACGCGCGACGAGCCGTTCCTCCCCACGCGCGGGTGGCACGTGCTCGGTCACGTCGAGACGTCGCTCACGCCGCTCGGCAGCGATTACCCGTACACCAAGCTCGTCCTTCGCGCGTCGCGTTGGATTCCTCTCCCCTGGGAGCACGTCATACGGATCGAAGGGATCTTCGGATCGGTGTTCGGCGACGCTCCGCTGTTCGAGAAGTTCTACGTCGGCGACTACACCGATCTGCGGCCCCACCGCGCGCTCGACCTCGCCTTCGATCGCCGCGCGGCCCCGAACTTCTTCGGCACCACCATCGCCGAGGTCCGCTACGGCGACTACGCGGCGCGCCTCACCGGCGAGTACCGCGTCCCGATCTACCGCGGCCGCAAGACGATCTACGGGGTCGACGTCTTCGGCGGCGCGGGCTTCTACGCCGTCGCGAACAAGCGCGACCTCATCGATCACGCGCGCGGCTACAGCGGGATCCAGACGATCCCGTTCGACTTCACGTTCAACCTCGGCCTTCGCGCCGACACCGCCATCGGCGGCCTCGCGCTCGGCATCGCGAACTACCTCGGCTTCATCCCCATCCGATCGGGGACACAATGAAGCTCGCGCGCCGCGTCTTCGCCGCCGTGATGCTCTTCGCGCTCTCCGCGCGCGCGGACGACGATCCGCCGAAGCAGGAGGCGCTCCCGCAGCGGCAGGCGAACTTCGTCTGGGACAAGAACGAGAAGACGAAGCAGGTCCTGCTCAAGGCGAGCTTCTCGTACCGCGACGTGATCGACAAAGGCCTCGCCGCCAAGCTCGCGAGCGGCCTCCCGACCGTCATCGCGATGCGCGCCTACGTCCTCCGCGAAGGCGACGCGAACCCGATCGCCCTCGCGGGCCGCACCTGCCGCGTCTCGTACGACCTCTGGGAAGAGGTCTATCGGCTCAAGGTCGCGA
The Labilithrix sp. genome window above contains:
- a CDS encoding phytanoyl-CoA dioxygenase family protein; protein product: MNEARDRIVAFREHGFFVVPGFFVAAERTTLRRACDDALRHVRERSQETGHTTPSISLLTDPSCFERAAGAMELVGSSRVCALLRGLSLPGEEETPRLKDVQYYHEQTRRDWDGDWHRDSQLGRPDLELERTIVQTTTAVHFRVALEDDDRLEIVPGSHARWDSPEELRIRKGRDRTTTMPRAARVVLRAGDACVFHAWSIHRATYRRDPPRRTLDALYAFALPPRRRWTPEAP
- a CDS encoding PAS domain S-box protein, with amino-acid sequence MPAGARAKMTSTDDADLARQLAAIPDPLALLQGLFAHSPVPYVLFDVEGHPVVANAAYRAMFGSVPPPEYSVLRDEIATRAGLADAVRRAFAGETVRTPTLWYDPKELEHVAVAEANRVAIACTFFPLRDAGGGVAYVAVAYKDVTAELTAQERARENEERLRATLEATNVGTWEWTLDDDRVEWSPNVEKIFGLAPGRFAGTYEAWLALVLPEDRGRVSDAVTNALAGADSYAIEFRFVRPDGTTGWQRGVGHVVRDERGDAKALRGVVLDVTEQVEARRRAETLAEALQVSETRYRVFVSQSTEGIWRAEVTSPIPVSADVATQVDAMYKGGFLAECNDAMARMYGYDAASALVGARIDQLLVRDDPQNVAYLRAFVESGYRLEGVESVEVDRHGARRIFSNSLVGVVEDGFLLRAWGTQRDVTAEVEARRLAESANRAKDEFLAMLGHELRNPLAPIVTAIELMKLRGDDTTFRKERDVIERQVRHVVRLVDDLLDVSRVIRGKVALARRPVEIAECIAAGVELAGPLLEQRGHELAVEAPSGLVVDGDPIRLAQVFGNLLNNAAKYTPPGGHVRVLAERAGAEVRVTVRDDGVGIRPEILPAIFEPFTQEQQARDRAAGGLGLGLAIVRSLVTLHGGTVEARSEGLGRGAELSVSLPRAAATSVEAEPRGAAARDDAGARVRVLVVDDNEDAAELLADALRGLGHDVTVAHDAASALRLLDATKPKPRIGLLDLGLPDMDGFELARRIRAAHAGLPLVAVTGYGQETDRSAAAAAGFADLLVKPASLDDLATTIRRLT
- a CDS encoding glutathione S-transferase family protein, producing the protein MLKVYGFSRVNSVARGNTRDLRVLWALEEMQLPYEIVGMDHPAHDLNSERYRALNPFEQIPTIDDDGVVLSESAAIVIYLARKTGKLIPGDLAGEMQVVRWCLAAVNTVELPLMCLMFIDWFADKNAPNPVRERTMDWAKRQLGALERWLTNREYVATDTFTVADVLMSLVLSEGKRETLLEPYPNLCRYRDRCKSRPAWQRTIEAYRTRVEAA
- a CDS encoding class I SAM-dependent methyltransferase; translated protein: MERRCNACEGELAPALTQVKDPQSLDAFDVLRCRACGLGHTHPIPPDLGAYYGPDYYGKRHGFTDKVCLARRMRIVGAPHGGGRLLDLGCGDGNFALAAGAAGWRSAGVDIGAALANARASGLDAYATAEEAAERHGPFDTITMWHTLEHFPDPSATLATVRANLARGGVFVCAVPDAAGLQASLFGARWFHLDVPRHLYHFTRAALTGLLERRGFEVVRWHHQEIENDVFGWMQSALNAVLPAPNVLFQSLTGKRTHGGPAQKALSFALGAAIAPASMAATALGTATKRGAAMIAVCRASSEAEERHPP
- the maiA gene encoding maleylacetoacetate isomerase; translated protein: MITLYTYWRSSASHRVRIALGYKGLAYEPVFVNLLQGEQRREEYKKTNPMGHLPCLVIDGVKYVESTAILELLEELHPTPPLYPKEPGDRARVRALMQLVNSGIQPLQNLVVLDRIGDDKDKRLDWLRHWITRGLAAWEQLAASYRSEGFVKEGAFAYGAELTAADALLIPQLYAARRFGVELDAYPTILRVDEATKDLPFVKAAYPDAQPDANP
- a CDS encoding BamA/TamA family outer membrane protein yields the protein MRSRTRIRKSLLVLALAALGSSREAAAAPLKTWGADPPAPPENGETPADVAPPPPPPPPPTPDRADDLAPPIARADRPVGPGGLRYVLEGVEVRGNTTTLARVILRYVPFQRGAVLDVDDKELVLTRFRLLGTGFFRDVQLSLRRGTKRGYVVLVVDVVERNTILVNDLWLGLSADAEPDGRARPLTAFGGIDVSEQNLAGTGVALGGAIAMAERQLALRTRVSDPSFLRSSWLAEAQLLFNNAKDFFGNRDVLVDVPSGTTPQDYALASYRRFGGLVGFGHELGRATRGFLDYRLEKIDAQLPAAASHKRGRDIEPIDFDLARGSTILSTIGATIVHDTRDEPFLPTRGWHVLGHVETSLTPLGSDYPYTKLVLRASRWIPLPWEHVIRIEGIFGSVFGDAPLFEKFYVGDYTDLRPHRALDLAFDRRAAPNFFGTTIAEVRYGDYAARLTGEYRVPIYRGRKTIYGVDVFGGAGFYAVANKRDLIDHARGYSGIQTIPFDFTFNLGLRADTAIGGLALGIANYLGFIPIRSGTQ